A section of the Rhizobium sp. Pop5 genome encodes:
- a CDS encoding NAD(P)/FAD-dependent oxidoreductase, whose protein sequence is MGDHHVVVVGGGFGGLQLVNGLKGAGVKITLVDRRNHHLFQPLLYQVATTILSTSEIAWPIRRLYADRPDVTVLLGEVTGVDSGAKTVSLRNGMTLGYDTLVLATGATHAYFGRDEWEPVAPGLKTLEDATTIRRRVLLAFEKAEMEADPAVRDALLTFTIVGAGPTGVELAGIIAELAHFTLPKEFRNIDTRKTRVVLVEAGPRVLPTFAEELSAYAQKALEKLGVEVLLGKPVTACSADGVQIGETIVPSRTIVWAAGVTASPAARWLEAPADRAGRVVVEKDLSAPGLPDIFVIGDTASVLRENGKPVPGIAPAAKQQGGYVAKVIRARLSGKPAPAPFKYRHQGSLATIGKSAAIIDFGRIKLKGWIAWWIWGLAHIYFLIGTRSRFSVAWSWLWIYLSGQHSARLITQRETMREEG, encoded by the coding sequence ATGGGCGATCATCATGTCGTCGTTGTCGGCGGCGGTTTCGGCGGGCTGCAGCTCGTCAACGGGTTGAAGGGCGCAGGCGTGAAGATCACGCTCGTCGACCGGCGTAACCATCATCTCTTCCAGCCGCTGCTCTATCAGGTCGCGACGACCATTCTCTCCACCTCGGAAATCGCCTGGCCGATCCGTCGCCTCTATGCCGACCGGCCCGACGTGACGGTGCTGCTCGGCGAGGTCACCGGCGTCGACAGCGGCGCAAAGACGGTTTCGTTACGCAACGGCATGACTCTCGGTTATGACACGCTGGTTCTGGCGACCGGGGCGACGCATGCCTATTTCGGCCGTGACGAATGGGAGCCGGTGGCGCCTGGCCTGAAGACGCTGGAGGATGCGACGACGATCCGACGGCGCGTGCTGCTCGCCTTCGAAAAGGCCGAGATGGAGGCCGATCCCGCCGTGCGCGATGCGCTTCTGACCTTCACCATCGTCGGCGCCGGGCCGACCGGCGTCGAGCTTGCCGGCATCATCGCCGAACTCGCGCATTTCACCCTGCCGAAGGAATTCCGCAACATCGACACGCGCAAGACCCGCGTCGTGCTTGTCGAGGCCGGCCCGCGCGTGCTGCCGACCTTCGCAGAGGAGCTTTCGGCCTATGCGCAAAAGGCGCTGGAGAAACTCGGTGTCGAGGTGCTTCTCGGCAAGCCGGTGACCGCGTGCAGCGCTGACGGCGTGCAGATCGGCGAGACCATCGTGCCGAGCCGGACGATCGTCTGGGCGGCGGGCGTCACCGCCTCGCCGGCGGCTCGCTGGCTTGAGGCGCCAGCCGACCGGGCAGGGCGCGTCGTCGTCGAAAAGGATCTGAGCGCGCCCGGCCTGCCCGACATCTTCGTCATCGGCGATACCGCCTCGGTTCTGCGCGAGAACGGCAAGCCGGTGCCGGGCATCGCGCCCGCCGCCAAGCAGCAGGGCGGCTACGTCGCCAAGGTCATCCGCGCGCGTCTCTCGGGCAAGCCGGCGCCGGCACCCTTCAAATATAGGCATCAGGGGAGCCTGGCGACGATCGGGAAGAGCGCGGCGATCATCGATTTCGGCCGGATCAAGCTCAAGGGCTGGATCGCCTGGTGGATCTGGGGCCTCGCTCATATCTACTTCCTGATAGGTACCCGATCGCGCTTCTCCGTCGCCTGGAGCTGGCTGTGGATCTATCTCAGCGGTCAGCATAGCGCCCGGCTCATTACGCAGCGGGAGACGATGCGGGAGGAGGGGTAG
- a CDS encoding BA14K family protein, giving the protein MRKLTGAALCLIIGAPGITPAQAFPAINPPRIEAPARIEQVQWHGHGGHWGGGYHGGGYYGGGYYGHHHGGSGWGWALGGLAVGTIIGGALAQPYYGGSYYGSPFAYYGSPYGYYGSPYRYYGSPYRYYGSGYGYYGRPYRAYASSAYYGGGGNHENWCYARYRSYRAFDNTFQPYHGPRRQCVGPY; this is encoded by the coding sequence ATGAGAAAGCTGACCGGTGCCGCGTTATGCTTGATCATAGGTGCCCCCGGCATCACGCCCGCTCAAGCGTTTCCGGCCATCAACCCACCCAGGATCGAAGCACCGGCGCGAATAGAGCAAGTGCAATGGCATGGCCATGGCGGCCACTGGGGTGGCGGTTATCATGGGGGCGGGTATTACGGAGGCGGGTATTACGGCCATCATCATGGTGGATCGGGCTGGGGCTGGGCCTTGGGTGGTCTGGCCGTCGGCACCATCATTGGCGGCGCATTGGCCCAGCCCTATTATGGCGGTTCTTATTACGGTTCGCCCTTCGCCTATTACGGCTCGCCTTACGGCTACTACGGTTCGCCCTACCGCTATTATGGTTCGCCGTACCGCTACTATGGCTCGGGGTACGGCTATTATGGCCGTCCCTATCGGGCCTACGCATCGTCTGCCTACTATGGCGGAGGCGGCAACCACGAGAACTGGTGCTATGCGCGTTATCGGTCGTACAGGGCGTTCGACAATACGTTCCAGCCCTATCACGGGCCGCGTCGCCAGTGCGTCGGTCCCTATTGA
- a CDS encoding Lrp/AsnC family transcriptional regulator produces MLDDRDRRILDTLQKDAGISVTDLAERVALSVSACSRRIQRLEESGHIARRIVVLDREKMGVPTTVFALVKTAHHSDEWTESFRRIISDIPEIVEAHRLTGNHDYILKIVLPRVEHYDVIYKQIVRKLELFDVSASISMEELKHGMAVPVGYVR; encoded by the coding sequence ATGCTGGACGATCGCGACAGACGTATTCTCGACACGCTGCAGAAGGATGCAGGCATATCCGTGACCGATCTCGCCGAGCGCGTGGCGCTTTCGGTCTCGGCCTGCTCGCGGCGCATCCAGCGGCTGGAGGAGAGCGGCCATATCGCCCGGCGCATCGTCGTGCTCGACCGGGAAAAGATGGGCGTGCCGACGACGGTCTTCGCGCTGGTCAAGACGGCGCACCATTCCGACGAATGGACGGAAAGCTTCCGCCGGATCATCAGTGATATTCCCGAGATCGTCGAGGCGCACCGGCTGACCGGAAACCACGATTATATCCTGAAGATCGTACTGCCGCGCGTCGAGCATTACGACGTGATTTATAAGCAGATCGTGCGAAAGCTGGAACTCTTCGACGTTTCGGCATCGATTTCGATGGAAGAATTGAAACATGGAATGGCGGTACCTGTGGGGTATGTCCGGTGA